A single genomic interval of Koleobacter methoxysyntrophicus harbors:
- the fusA gene encoding elongation factor G: MKKFATERLRNIGLIAHSGAGKTSLAEAMLYNSGVIDRLGRVEDGTTTTDYDPEEIKRQISINAALAPCPWKEHKINIIDTPGYFDFVGEVKGGLRVSDGAIVVVCAVSGIEVGTEQVWDYANEYELPKMFFINKMDRENANFFKVLDDLRDKFGQNVVPFQLPIGAEANFKGFVDVVDMKAYYFDGKNLTEGEIPGDLKDKIDSYRDMIIEAVAESDDELLMKYLEGEKLTEDEIHSGLRNGVLNGKIVPVLCGSATANKGIQPLMDTIINYLPSPKDAPAVKGVNPKTGEKTERKADDIEPFCALVFKTMADPYVGRLTLFRVYSGVLKSDSTVYNSNKGETEKIGQIYVMHGKKQEAVPEVQAGDLAAVAKLQYTTTSDTLCDKDNPIQLKEIQFPKPVIAAAIQPKAKGDEEKIGSGLSRLAEEDPTFEVTKDTETNQIIIKGMGDVHLEVICSRLSSKFGTEVLLDTPKVPYRETIRSSVKVEGKHKKQSGGRGQYGHVWLELQPLTDSDEEFVFEDKIFGGAVPKQYIPAVEKGLRESLKEGVLAGYPVVNVKAILYDGSYHTVDSSEMAFKIAASMAFKKGALQASPVLLEPIMNVEVVVPEAYMGDIIGDLNKKRGRILGMDPKNGFQVIKAQVPQAEMFKYATDLRSMTQGRGTFTATFSHYEEVPAHISEKIIEEAKKQKQEE; the protein is encoded by the coding sequence ATGAAGAAATTTGCTACAGAGAGATTAAGAAATATAGGACTTATCGCCCATAGTGGTGCCGGAAAAACGTCCCTGGCCGAAGCTATGCTGTATAATTCGGGTGTTATCGACCGTTTGGGGAGAGTCGAAGACGGTACCACTACTACAGATTATGACCCTGAAGAAATCAAGAGACAGATTTCCATAAATGCCGCTTTAGCTCCGTGTCCATGGAAGGAGCATAAGATAAATATCATTGATACTCCGGGTTACTTCGATTTTGTTGGAGAAGTAAAAGGAGGGTTGAGGGTTTCCGACGGGGCGATTGTAGTGGTATGTGCCGTTTCGGGTATAGAGGTAGGAACGGAGCAGGTCTGGGATTATGCAAATGAATATGAACTGCCAAAGATGTTTTTTATAAATAAAATGGATCGGGAGAATGCTAATTTCTTTAAAGTCCTGGATGATTTAAGGGACAAATTCGGTCAAAATGTAGTTCCCTTCCAGCTTCCCATCGGGGCAGAAGCTAATTTTAAAGGATTCGTTGATGTTGTAGATATGAAAGCCTATTATTTCGATGGGAAAAATCTGACTGAAGGCGAAATCCCCGGTGACCTTAAAGATAAAATAGACAGCTACAGAGACATGATAATAGAAGCCGTTGCTGAAAGCGACGATGAGCTTCTGATGAAATATCTGGAAGGAGAGAAATTGACGGAAGATGAAATTCATTCGGGGTTAAGAAACGGTGTCCTGAACGGCAAAATCGTTCCCGTCCTCTGCGGGTCTGCAACGGCCAACAAAGGTATACAGCCTCTAATGGATACCATTATAAACTATCTTCCGTCTCCTAAAGACGCACCTGCTGTTAAAGGGGTAAATCCCAAGACCGGAGAGAAAACCGAACGGAAGGCCGATGACATTGAGCCCTTCTGTGCCCTTGTTTTCAAAACTATGGCAGACCCTTATGTCGGCAGACTGACCTTATTCAGGGTATATTCAGGGGTGCTGAAGTCGGATTCAACGGTGTATAACTCTAATAAGGGCGAAACGGAAAAGATCGGCCAGATTTACGTTATGCACGGGAAGAAACAAGAAGCCGTTCCAGAGGTTCAGGCAGGAGACCTGGCTGCGGTAGCAAAACTTCAGTACACTACTACCAGTGATACCCTTTGTGATAAAGACAATCCGATCCAGCTTAAAGAAATCCAGTTCCCCAAACCCGTTATCGCTGCTGCAATACAGCCGAAGGCTAAAGGGGATGAGGAAAAGATAGGATCAGGCCTAAGCCGCTTGGCTGAAGAAGACCCCACCTTTGAAGTGACCAAAGATACTGAAACCAATCAGATTATAATAAAAGGCATGGGAGATGTTCACCTTGAGGTAATATGCAGCCGCCTGTCCTCTAAATTCGGAACAGAAGTGCTGCTGGATACCCCCAAGGTTCCTTATAGGGAAACCATCAGGTCATCTGTTAAGGTAGAAGGAAAACACAAGAAACAGAGCGGTGGTAGGGGTCAGTACGGCCATGTATGGCTGGAGCTTCAGCCTCTAACTGATAGTGATGAGGAATTCGTCTTCGAAGATAAGATATTCGGAGGAGCTGTGCCGAAGCAGTATATCCCTGCTGTTGAAAAGGGGCTCAGGGAATCGCTTAAAGAAGGGGTGCTGGCAGGGTATCCTGTAGTAAATGTCAAAGCGATTCTGTATGATGGGTCATATCATACTGTTGATTCTTCTGAAATGGCTTTTAAAATAGCAGCTTCCATGGCCTTTAAGAAGGGAGCTCTCCAGGCCAGTCCGGTGCTGCTTGAGCCCATAATGAATGTAGAGGTTGTTGTTCCCGAAGCATATATGGGGGATATAATCGGTGACCTGAATAAAAAACGGGGCCGAATCTTGGGAATGGACCCGAAAAACGGGTTCCAGGTAATTAAGGCACAGGTTCCCCAGGCAGAAATGTTCAAATATGCTACAGATTTAAGGTCAATGACCCAGGGTAGGGGGACATTTACAGCGACTTTCAGCCATTATGAAGAGGTACCTGCCCATATCAGCGAGAAAATAATAGAAGAAGCCAAAAAACAGAAACAGGAAGAATAG
- the cas1b gene encoding type I-B CRISPR-associated endonuclease Cas1b — MKKNIYIFNDGQIRRKDNTVYFETEEGKKFLPIEDINDIFVFGELELNKRFLELTSQKEITIHFFNYYGYYIGSYYPREHLNSGYMTLKQSEHYLDIEKRLAIARAFVRGSGKNIQNVLRYYINRGKDLEDISTQIENLIGKTDNCCDSSELMGIEGNMRDYYYKGFDTIIDNEDFVFNNRSRKPPRNELNALISFGNSLLYTLILSEIYKTHLDPRIGYLHTTNFRRFTLNLDIAEIFKPIIIDRLIFTLIGKKMITKNDFERDMGGILLKERGKKVFIQEFDNRLKTTIRHRKLGREVSYRRLIRLELYKLEKHLIGEEEYKPYISRW; from the coding sequence ATGAAAAAGAATATATATATCTTCAATGATGGTCAGATTAGAAGAAAAGATAATACAGTTTACTTTGAAACGGAAGAAGGTAAGAAATTTTTGCCCATAGAAGATATAAATGATATTTTCGTATTTGGAGAACTGGAACTTAACAAGAGATTTTTAGAATTAACTTCGCAAAAAGAAATTACGATTCATTTCTTTAATTACTACGGGTACTATATAGGGTCATATTATCCGAGGGAACACCTTAATTCAGGTTATATGACTTTGAAACAATCTGAACATTACCTGGATATAGAAAAGAGGCTGGCAATTGCCCGGGCTTTTGTTCGGGGCAGCGGGAAGAATATACAAAACGTATTAAGATACTATATAAACAGGGGAAAAGACCTGGAGGATATTTCTACCCAAATTGAAAACCTGATCGGCAAAACAGACAATTGCTGTGATTCTTCCGAACTTATGGGAATAGAGGGTAATATGAGGGACTATTATTATAAAGGGTTCGATACAATTATCGATAATGAGGACTTTGTGTTCAATAATAGGAGCAGGAAACCTCCCAGAAATGAACTCAATGCTTTGATAAGTTTCGGGAATTCCCTCTTATACACCCTTATACTAAGCGAAATTTACAAAACCCATTTAGACCCGAGAATAGGCTACCTGCATACCACAAATTTTAGAAGGTTTACATTGAATCTTGATATAGCAGAGATTTTCAAGCCGATAATTATTGATAGATTAATCTTCACTTTGATAGGTAAAAAGATGATTACTAAAAATGATTTTGAGAGAGACATGGGTGGAATCCTGCTGAAAGAAAGAGGAAAGAAGGTATTTATTCAGGAATTCGATAACAGATTAAAAACAACAATAAGGCATAGAAAACTCGGAAGGGAAGTTTCTTACAGGAGGTTAATTCGTCTAGAACTATATAAACTCGAGAAACATCTTATAGGAGAAGAAGAATATAAACCGTATATCTCAAGATGGTAA
- the cas4 gene encoding CRISPR-associated protein Cas4, producing MKEKKITGTLIWYYFICKREVWLIARNLEPDQDDTNITIGRFIQENSYDRDKKEVSLGNIKIDIMRRGDGQLVVGEVKKSSKFQESARMQLLFYLSELKSAGLEAKGVLMFPREKRREEVELTPDTEKQLEQTIKDILRIMYMEVPPKVEKIPFCKNCGYREMCYS from the coding sequence ATGAAAGAAAAAAAGATAACAGGAACTTTAATATGGTACTATTTTATCTGCAAAAGAGAAGTATGGCTTATAGCTAGAAACCTGGAACCGGATCAGGATGATACAAATATAACTATCGGAAGGTTTATTCAAGAAAACAGCTATGATAGGGATAAAAAAGAGGTTTCTTTAGGTAACATTAAGATTGATATCATGAGAAGAGGAGACGGCCAATTGGTAGTAGGGGAAGTTAAAAAGAGCTCAAAGTTTCAGGAAAGTGCAAGGATGCAGCTCCTATTCTATTTATCAGAGCTAAAATCGGCAGGTCTAGAGGCAAAGGGCGTATTAATGTTTCCTAGGGAGAAGCGAAGGGAAGAAGTTGAGCTCACACCTGATACAGAAAAGCAGTTAGAACAGACAATAAAGGATATATTGAGGATAATGTATATGGAAGTTCCCCCTAAAGTTGAAAAGATCCCTTTCTGTAAGAACTGCGGTTATCGAGAAATGTGTTATTCTTAA
- the cas6 gene encoding CRISPR-associated endoribonuclease Cas6 — protein MRLICNFDFEGELVLPANYNQILQGFIYNNLTNEVLRTFIHEIGFKKGKRKYKMFTFSRLLGRFQYIRADKTIKFHPPIQLHISSLIDDLVNDITTTFFKSNDLFLKDKQINLVSVNVKSPDFKSRQVKIDMLSPIVVYSTLTVNGQKKTIYYSPLDPLFSRHVKDNALRKYSALYGKIPDDEEFEIYYTENTEPKPIITTYHNTIVKGSLGSFILKGNPELIKFTYFTGLGSKNSQGFGCFEIRN, from the coding sequence TTGAGGCTAATATGTAATTTCGATTTTGAAGGTGAACTGGTTTTACCTGCCAATTACAACCAAATTCTTCAGGGCTTTATTTATAATAATCTTACCAATGAAGTTTTAAGGACCTTTATTCACGAAATAGGCTTTAAAAAGGGGAAGAGGAAGTATAAGATGTTTACTTTTTCAAGGCTACTTGGGAGATTCCAATACATACGGGCCGATAAAACCATCAAATTCCATCCCCCTATTCAGCTCCACATATCGTCTTTAATTGACGATTTAGTAAATGACATAACCACAACATTTTTTAAATCCAACGATCTTTTCCTTAAGGATAAACAAATAAACCTCGTGAGCGTTAATGTTAAATCCCCTGATTTTAAAAGCAGACAGGTAAAAATCGATATGCTGTCGCCCATAGTGGTTTACAGTACATTAACAGTCAATGGGCAGAAGAAAACCATATACTATTCACCTTTAGACCCGCTTTTTTCCCGACATGTTAAAGATAATGCCCTCCGGAAATATTCAGCGCTTTATGGAAAGATTCCCGATGATGAAGAATTTGAAATTTATTATACAGAAAATACAGAACCTAAACCGATTATTACGACATATCACAACACAATAGTAAAAGGCTCATTAGGAAGTTTTATCCTAAAGGGCAACCCGGAATTGATTAAATTTACATATTTTACAGGTTTAGGAAGTAAAAATTCTCAAGGTTTTGGTTGCTTTGAGATTAGAAATTGA